A genomic segment from Bosea sp. OAE506 encodes:
- a CDS encoding YicC/YloC family endoribonuclease, whose translation MAIESMTGFARVAGTVGIHAWAWEIRSVNGRGLDIRVRVPPGLEMLAEAARKRLTGAFARGTLHVNLQVTSDAGPPRPRINEAALAALLQSVERLPASSTVTPPSYDGLLGIRGVVEFAEEGGDTLTAVEKPVVAGLEEVVAGLKEARASEGRALEAVLRGHLDSIARLTTDAETHPARGVDAIRERIAAQVVLLLEASQALDPQRLHQEAALLAVKADIREEIDRLHAHVAALRLLLDQGGPIGRKLDFLSQEFGREASTLCAKAGDAGLSRIGLELRTVVDQMREQVQNVE comes from the coding sequence GTGGCGATCGAGAGCATGACGGGCTTCGCCCGGGTGGCGGGGACGGTGGGCATCCACGCCTGGGCCTGGGAAATCCGCAGCGTCAACGGACGCGGCCTCGACATTCGCGTCCGCGTTCCGCCCGGTCTCGAGATGCTGGCCGAGGCGGCGCGCAAGCGTCTGACCGGCGCCTTTGCGCGCGGCACGCTGCACGTCAATCTGCAGGTCACCAGCGATGCCGGCCCGCCGCGCCCGCGCATCAACGAGGCGGCCCTGGCGGCGCTGCTCCAGTCGGTCGAGCGTCTGCCAGCGTCGTCCACCGTGACGCCGCCTTCCTATGACGGGCTGCTCGGCATCCGTGGCGTCGTCGAATTCGCTGAGGAGGGCGGGGATACGCTCACCGCGGTCGAAAAGCCTGTGGTGGCGGGGCTAGAAGAGGTTGTGGCCGGTCTCAAGGAGGCCCGGGCGAGCGAGGGGCGGGCGCTGGAGGCGGTCCTGCGCGGCCATCTCGACAGCATTGCGCGGCTGACGACGGATGCCGAAACCCATCCGGCGCGCGGCGTCGACGCCATCCGCGAGCGCATCGCCGCCCAAGTGGTGCTGCTGCTGGAGGCGAGCCAAGCGCTCGATCCGCAGCGCCTGCACCAGGAGGCGGCCCTGCTCGCCGTGAAGGCTGATATCCGCGAGGAGATCGACCGCCTACATGCCCATGTCGCGGCGCTGCGTCTGCTGCTCGACCAGGGCGGCCCGATCGGCCGCAAGCTCGATTTCCTGTCGCAGGAGTTCGGCCGCGAGGCCTCGACGCTCTGCGCCAAGGCGGGCGATGCCGGCCTCTCGCGCATCGGCCTCGAACTGCGCACGGTCGTCGACCAGATGCGTGAGCAGGTGCAGAATGTGGAGTGA
- the rsmA gene encoding 16S rRNA (adenine(1518)-N(6)/adenine(1519)-N(6))-dimethyltransferase RsmA, giving the protein MSQIDTLPPLREVVERHGLMAQKSLGQNFLYDLNLTSRIARSAGPLEGETVVEIGPGPGGLTRALLAAGAGRVIAIERDRRCLPALEEIGAHYPGKLDVVDGDALAVDLSERLGGAPARIVANLPYNIGTPLLVGWLSGEAWPPWWTSLTLMFQREVAERIVATPEQRADYGRLAVLCNWRCETKILFDVPRSAFVPPPKITSAIVQLLPRAEPEPCDRRLLERITLAAFGQRRKMLRQSLKAVRPEPGDWIEEAGLVPTARAEEVPVSGFVRLAQTLATRL; this is encoded by the coding sequence ATGAGCCAGATCGACACCCTGCCGCCATTGCGCGAGGTGGTGGAACGCCATGGGCTGATGGCGCAGAAGTCGCTCGGCCAGAACTTCCTCTATGATCTCAACCTGACCTCGCGGATCGCGCGCTCCGCCGGCCCGCTCGAGGGCGAAACCGTCGTCGAGATCGGGCCTGGGCCAGGCGGGCTGACGCGGGCGCTGCTGGCCGCCGGGGCCGGCCGCGTCATCGCCATCGAGCGCGATCGGCGCTGCCTGCCGGCGCTGGAGGAAATCGGCGCGCATTACCCCGGAAAGCTCGACGTGGTGGATGGCGATGCGCTCGCCGTCGATCTGTCGGAGCGGCTCGGCGGCGCGCCGGCTCGGATCGTCGCCAACCTGCCCTACAATATCGGGACGCCGCTGCTCGTCGGCTGGCTCAGCGGAGAGGCATGGCCGCCCTGGTGGACGTCGCTGACGCTGATGTTCCAGCGCGAGGTCGCCGAGCGGATCGTGGCGACGCCCGAGCAGCGCGCCGACTATGGCCGCCTCGCCGTGCTCTGCAACTGGCGCTGCGAGACGAAGATCCTGTTCGACGTGCCGCGCAGCGCCTTCGTGCCGCCACCCAAGATCACTTCGGCCATCGTCCAGCTGCTGCCGCGCGCGGAGCCGGAGCCCTGCGACCGCCGCCTGCTCGAGCGCATCACGCTCGCCGCCTTCGGGCAGCGCCGCAAGATGCTCCGCCAGAGCCTGAAGGCCGTGCGGCCGGAGCCCGGAGACTGGATCGAAGAAGCCGGGCTCGTGCCGACGGCCCGCGCGGAAGAGGTTCCGGTCAGCGGCTTCGTGCGGCTGGCGCAGACCCTGGCGACGCGGCTCTGA
- a CDS encoding LPS-assembly protein LptD gives MARFAAATALVSSLASVFAMAGTAFAQAPAAAKPQDRMVVDARELVYDNDKKTVSAVGDVQILYQGRTIEADKVTYDQAAKRVVAVGNARITEANGTVITGERFNLTDDFRDGFIDSLRVVNPDRTRFTAPRAERTDGETFIFEKGIYTACEPCKENPERPPLWQVRSARIIHKKAEQTIYYEEARLEFAGVPLAYIPYMSGPDSTVKRKSGFLSPKFLNTGPLGYGVGLPYFLNLAPNYDLTVTPTYLSRQGLLGQVEWRHRVMNGSYTIRASGIFQQEKEAFLAAPLGAGDSTFRGSVETNGKFFINPRWTFGWNAAMSSDRWFYKNYRILNEAVSATTYLQESISTAYLNGQTATGWFDMRGYYFQPLTSTDWQKQQPVVLPVIDYNKRVHKPSFLGGEITLNANVTYLTREAAAFSQLPRQANYLINGTTTTGLGYSLYDGCAVYQKNTCLVRGLAGNVARATAELSWRRNIIDSIGQVWTPYASVRADIFSVNPNTTSYANANVRTIVDTSDEVFGRAMPAIGLMYRYPFVAKTSWGTHIVEPVAQIVARPNETSSLRVANEDSQSLVFDANNLFEWSGKFSGYDRVEGGTSANVGALYTGRFGKDAFANLLLGQSYHLAGRNSFATGDLVNTGLNSGLETNTSDIVARAQFSPMRGLFFTGATRLNQTTYETQRIDAAATYATSVVTTSVGYGRYEPQPDLGIFRRREGLSLNGSLLVTPNWRLRAGVLFDLDKYKYDREVRIAQYTSWMASPSAIAQPRYVDSRLLQTASTSFGINYTDECTVFDVSYSQSYADRQSGATKDTRTVMFRLELRTLGELSYSQNLDGSTVGDGVTSSR, from the coding sequence ATGGCTCGATTTGCCGCGGCGACCGCCCTGGTTTCGAGCCTTGCCTCAGTCTTCGCCATGGCGGGGACGGCCTTTGCCCAAGCACCGGCGGCCGCCAAGCCGCAGGACCGCATGGTCGTCGACGCGCGCGAACTCGTCTACGACAACGACAAGAAGACCGTCTCGGCTGTCGGCGACGTCCAGATTCTCTATCAGGGCCGCACGATCGAGGCCGACAAGGTGACCTATGACCAGGCCGCCAAGCGCGTCGTCGCTGTCGGCAACGCCCGCATCACCGAGGCGAACGGCACCGTCATCACCGGCGAACGCTTCAACCTCACGGATGATTTCCGTGACGGCTTCATCGATTCGCTGCGGGTGGTGAACCCCGACCGGACGCGGTTCACCGCGCCCCGTGCCGAGCGCACCGATGGTGAGACCTTCATCTTCGAGAAGGGCATCTACACGGCCTGCGAGCCCTGCAAGGAGAACCCCGAACGGCCGCCGCTTTGGCAGGTCCGCTCGGCGCGGATCATCCACAAGAAGGCCGAGCAAACTATCTATTACGAGGAGGCGCGGCTCGAATTCGCCGGCGTTCCGCTCGCCTATATCCCCTATATGTCGGGCCCGGATTCGACGGTGAAGCGGAAGTCCGGCTTCCTGTCACCGAAGTTCCTCAACACGGGGCCGCTGGGCTACGGAGTCGGCCTGCCCTATTTCCTCAACCTCGCCCCCAACTACGACCTCACTGTCACGCCAACCTATCTCAGCCGGCAGGGTCTGCTGGGCCAGGTGGAGTGGCGCCACCGTGTCATGAACGGCTCCTACACGATCCGCGCATCGGGTATCTTCCAGCAGGAGAAGGAGGCCTTCCTCGCCGCTCCGCTGGGCGCCGGCGACAGCACCTTCCGCGGCTCGGTCGAGACAAACGGCAAGTTCTTCATCAACCCGCGCTGGACCTTCGGCTGGAACGCGGCGATGTCGAGCGATCGCTGGTTCTACAAGAACTACCGCATCCTGAACGAAGCCGTCAGCGCGACGACCTATCTGCAGGAATCGATCTCGACCGCTTATCTGAACGGCCAGACGGCGACCGGCTGGTTCGACATGCGCGGCTACTATTTCCAGCCGTTGACCTCGACCGACTGGCAGAAGCAGCAGCCAGTCGTGCTGCCGGTGATCGATTATAACAAGCGCGTCCACAAGCCGAGCTTCCTAGGCGGCGAGATCACGCTCAACGCGAACGTCACCTATCTGACGCGCGAGGCGGCGGCCTTCTCGCAGTTGCCGCGACAGGCGAATTATCTGATCAACGGCACGACGACGACCGGTCTCGGCTACTCGCTCTACGACGGTTGTGCCGTCTACCAGAAGAACACCTGCCTCGTGCGCGGGTTGGCGGGCAATGTGGCCCGCGCGACAGCCGAATTGTCCTGGCGCCGCAATATCATCGATTCGATCGGCCAAGTATGGACACCCTATGCCTCGGTTCGGGCCGACATCTTCTCGGTCAATCCGAACACGACGAGCTATGCGAACGCGAATGTCCGCACCATCGTCGACACGTCGGACGAGGTCTTCGGCCGCGCCATGCCGGCGATCGGCCTGATGTACCGCTATCCCTTCGTGGCCAAGACCTCGTGGGGCACGCATATCGTCGAGCCGGTGGCGCAGATCGTTGCGCGGCCGAACGAGACCAGCAGCCTGCGCGTTGCCAACGAGGATTCGCAAAGCCTCGTCTTCGACGCGAACAACCTGTTCGAGTGGAGCGGCAAGTTCTCCGGCTATGACCGTGTCGAGGGCGGCACCAGCGCCAATGTCGGCGCGCTCTACACCGGGCGCTTCGGCAAGGATGCGTTCGCCAACCTGCTGCTCGGCCAGTCCTATCATCTGGCGGGGCGCAACTCCTTCGCCACCGGCGACCTCGTCAATACGGGGCTGAATTCCGGGCTGGAGACCAACACCTCCGACATCGTCGCGAGGGCTCAGTTCTCGCCGATGCGCGGCCTGTTCTTTACCGGCGCGACGCGCCTCAACCAGACGACGTACGAGACGCAGCGGATCGACGCAGCCGCCACTTATGCGACCAGCGTAGTGACGACCTCGGTCGGCTATGGCCGCTACGAGCCGCAGCCCGATCTTGGCATCTTCCGCCGCCGCGAGGGCCTGTCGCTCAACGGATCGCTGCTGGTGACGCCGAACTGGCGCCTGCGCGCCGGCGTGCTGTTCGACCTCGACAAGTATAAATACGACCGCGAGGTGCGCATCGCCCAGTACACCTCCTGGATGGCCTCGCCTTCGGCGATTGCGCAGCCGCGCTACGTCGATTCGCGTCTTCTCCAGACCGCCTCCACCTCGTTCGGCATCAACTACACCGACGAGTGCACCGTGTTCGACGTCAGCTATTCGCAGAGCTATGCGGACCGGCAGAGCGGCGCGACGAAGGACACGCGCACGGTGATGTTCCGCCTCGAGCTGCGGACGCTGGGCGAACTCAGTTATTCGCAGAATCTCGACGGCTCCACTGTCGGCGACGGCGTGACCTCGAGCCGCTGA
- the gmk gene encoding guanylate kinase — translation MADVARPARRGLMLILSSPSGAGKSTLTRNLKTENNLDLSVSVTTRAKRPSEIDGVHYRFIDRPSFDQMKQHNDLLEWAEVHGNGYGTPRKEVETSLAAGRDVLFDIDWQGTQQIVAKARADVVTIFILPPSMAELRSRLVRRAEDAPDVIAKRLGNARDEIARWNKYDYVIINDDLQAAYESVKAILTAERLKRERATGLSEFVNGLLSEKLP, via the coding sequence ATGGCCGACGTCGCGCGCCCGGCCCGTCGCGGGCTGATGCTGATCCTGTCCTCGCCATCGGGCGCGGGCAAGTCGACCCTCACGCGTAACCTCAAGACCGAGAACAACCTCGATCTCTCGGTTTCTGTGACGACTCGGGCCAAGCGCCCGTCCGAGATCGACGGCGTCCATTACCGCTTCATTGACCGGCCGAGCTTCGACCAGATGAAGCAGCACAACGACCTGCTCGAATGGGCCGAGGTGCACGGCAACGGCTATGGCACGCCGCGCAAGGAGGTGGAGACATCGTTGGCGGCCGGCCGCGACGTGCTCTTCGACATCGACTGGCAGGGCACGCAGCAGATCGTGGCGAAGGCGCGGGCCGATGTCGTCACCATCTTCATCCTGCCGCCCTCCATGGCCGAGCTGCGCTCACGCCTGGTACGGCGCGCCGAGGATGCGCCGGACGTCATCGCCAAGCGTCTCGGCAATGCCCGCGACGAGATCGCGCGCTGGAACAAGTACGACTACGTGATCATCAACGACGATCTTCAGGCGGCCTATGAATCGGTCAAGGCGATCCTGACCGCCGAGCGTCTGAAGCGCGAGCGCGCCACCGGCCTCTCAGAGTTCGTCAACGGCCTGCTCTCCGAGAAGCTGCCCTGA